One window of Nocardia nova SH22a genomic DNA carries:
- a CDS encoding acyl-CoA dehydrogenase family protein — protein MKLAQTHGLTDVQTEILATVRTFVDKEIIPVAQELEHNDTYPQAIVDRMAEMGLFGLMIPEEYGGLGESLLTYALCVEELARGWMSVSGVINTHFIVAYLLQRHGTPEQKRRFLPRMATGEVRGAFSMSEPELGSDVAAIRTRAVLDPAGGYTLDGRKMWLTNGSTANLVAVLVRTDEGAERPHDNLTTFLIEKPSGTGEVAPGLTIPGRIHKMGYKGIDTTELLLDGYRAAADTVLGEAPGRGFRQMMDGIEVGRVNVAARACGIAVRAFELGARYAQQRSAFGKPIVAHQAIEFAIAEMATKVEAAHLMMVNAARLKDSGERSDVAAGMAKYLASEFCNEVTQAGFRIHGGYGYSTEYEIERLMREAPFLLIGEGTSEIQKRIIAKGVLTDYRL, from the coding sequence GTGAAACTCGCGCAAACCCACGGCCTCACCGACGTGCAGACCGAAATCCTCGCCACCGTCCGCACTTTCGTCGACAAGGAAATCATCCCGGTCGCACAGGAGCTGGAGCACAACGACACCTACCCGCAGGCCATCGTCGACCGGATGGCCGAGATGGGGCTGTTCGGCCTGATGATTCCCGAGGAGTACGGCGGGCTCGGCGAATCGCTGCTCACCTACGCGCTGTGCGTGGAGGAGCTCGCGCGCGGCTGGATGAGCGTCTCGGGGGTGATCAACACCCATTTCATCGTCGCCTATCTGCTGCAACGTCACGGCACGCCCGAGCAGAAGCGGCGCTTCCTGCCCCGCATGGCGACCGGCGAGGTCCGTGGCGCCTTCTCGATGTCCGAACCCGAACTCGGCTCCGACGTGGCCGCGATCCGCACCAGGGCGGTCCTCGACCCGGCGGGCGGATACACCCTCGACGGCCGGAAGATGTGGCTCACCAACGGTTCCACCGCGAACCTGGTCGCCGTGCTCGTGCGCACCGACGAGGGCGCCGAGCGGCCACACGACAACCTCACCACGTTCCTGATCGAAAAGCCTTCCGGCACCGGCGAAGTCGCGCCCGGCCTCACGATTCCCGGCCGGATCCACAAGATGGGTTACAAGGGCATCGACACCACCGAACTGCTGCTCGACGGCTATCGCGCCGCCGCGGACACCGTGCTCGGCGAGGCGCCCGGGCGCGGGTTCCGGCAGATGATGGACGGCATCGAGGTCGGGCGCGTGAATGTCGCCGCCCGCGCCTGCGGAATCGCCGTCCGAGCATTCGAACTCGGGGCGCGCTACGCACAGCAGCGATCGGCCTTCGGCAAACCCATCGTGGCGCATCAGGCGATCGAGTTCGCGATCGCCGAGATGGCCACGAAGGTGGAGGCCGCGCACCTGATGATGGTGAACGCGGCCCGGCTCAAGGACTCCGGTGAACGCAGCGACGTCGCCGCGGGCATGGCCAAATACCTCGCCAGCGAATTCTGCAACGAGGTCACCCAGGCGGGCTTCCGCATCCACGGGGGCTACGGCTATTCCACCGAGTACGAGATCGAACGGCTCATGCGCGAAGCCCCTTTCCTGCTGATCGGCGAGGGCACCAGCGAGATCCAGAAGCGGATCATCGCCAAGGGCGTACTCACCGACTACCGGCTCTGA
- a CDS encoding acetyl-CoA C-acetyltransferase — protein sequence MRDVVICEPVRTPIGRYGGVLAALTAAELGVVALRGLLERTGISPDLIEDVILGNCNPNSEAPALGRVVALDAGLPVTVGGMQLDRRCGSGLQSVIQAVLQVGSGANEIVVAGGAESMSNVPFYSTDIRWGAARTGVTMHDGLVRARETAGGKFHPVPGGMLETAENLRREYDIPREEQDRLALRSHRRAIAAIEDGAAAQQIVPTPVRTRRAEQIVDTDEHPRADTTLESLAALTPVRAAIDPESTVTAGNSSGQNDAAALCLVTTRDTAADLGLTPLVRLRSWAVAGVDPALMGIGPVPATAAALARAGLDLADIDLIELNEAFAAQALAVLREWKFGESDLDRVNVHGSGISLGHPVGATGTRMLATLARELHRRDLRYGLETMCIGGGQGLAAVFEKVD from the coding sequence ATGCGTGACGTCGTCATCTGCGAACCCGTCCGGACGCCGATCGGACGCTACGGCGGCGTGCTGGCCGCGCTCACCGCGGCCGAACTCGGCGTCGTCGCGCTGCGTGGCCTGCTGGAGCGCACCGGCATCTCGCCCGACCTGATCGAAGACGTGATCCTCGGCAACTGCAACCCCAACAGCGAGGCGCCGGCCCTCGGGCGGGTGGTCGCACTCGACGCCGGACTGCCGGTGACCGTGGGCGGGATGCAACTGGACCGCCGCTGCGGGTCCGGGTTGCAGTCGGTGATCCAGGCCGTGCTGCAGGTCGGCAGCGGCGCCAACGAGATCGTCGTCGCGGGCGGCGCGGAGAGCATGAGCAACGTTCCCTTCTACTCGACCGATATCCGCTGGGGCGCAGCGCGAACCGGCGTCACGATGCACGACGGTCTGGTCCGGGCCAGGGAGACCGCGGGCGGGAAGTTCCACCCGGTTCCCGGCGGGATGCTCGAGACCGCCGAGAATCTGCGGCGCGAATACGACATTCCGCGCGAGGAGCAGGACCGGCTCGCCCTGCGCTCCCATCGGCGGGCGATCGCGGCCATCGAGGACGGCGCCGCGGCCCAGCAGATCGTGCCGACGCCGGTGCGCACCCGTCGTGCCGAGCAGATCGTGGACACCGACGAGCACCCGCGCGCCGACACCACCCTGGAGTCGCTGGCCGCGCTCACCCCGGTCCGAGCGGCGATCGACCCCGAATCGACCGTCACCGCGGGCAATTCGAGCGGCCAGAACGACGCGGCCGCGCTCTGCCTGGTCACCACCCGCGACACCGCCGCCGACCTCGGACTGACGCCGCTGGTGCGGTTGCGGTCCTGGGCGGTCGCCGGGGTGGACCCCGCGCTCATGGGTATCGGCCCGGTACCCGCCACGGCCGCCGCGCTCGCGCGCGCCGGACTCGACCTCGCCGATATCGACCTGATCGAGCTGAACGAGGCCTTCGCCGCCCAGGCGCTGGCCGTGCTGCGCGAGTGGAAATTCGGTGAATCCGACCTGGACCGCGTGAACGTGCACGGCTCCGGGATCTCGCTGGGACATCCCGTCGGCGCCACCGGCACCCGGATGCTGGCCACCCTCGCTCGCGAACTCCACCGCCGGGACCTGCGCTACGGCCTCGAGACGATGTGCATCGGCGGCGGGCAGGGGCTGGCGGCCGTCTTCGAAAAAGTGGACTGA